The following are encoded in a window of Arctopsyche grandis isolate Sample6627 chromosome 4, ASM5162203v2, whole genome shotgun sequence genomic DNA:
- the LOC143911176 gene encoding amino acid transporter heavy chain SLC3A1-like: MEQPDVALLADGPPSPRPPSPILQSEDGGAGEGDSSSAGSGLPADAVSAQLINNITMLDYHSLGKTTTLIHDSAELGNTDGIGIGPTSGHLPHFVTWNWSLIRKFLFWGVLSALLACVAAVVAMVAALPRTCNPDLPWYQGKLFYEIFPASYQDSNGDGIGDLRGLVSRVDYIKNLGVKAVRLNSILSSHNYPDQYNDVNSLTEIDKTMGSLKDFTVLVEALHERNISLILDLQIHPFVTELGPTRSSEQNEINNDTDAKLSGNWKISDEKSVTAALKHWISYDVDGFYLKGLENLVNDPNFSDSVREWKKTIGPDRIIIVNYETAHNAILLGFNNIMHSIDLVDVLLDIGNGSTYIKNQVDGILNGILMSKPGYPWIHWTVGNVDSKRLSVKLQQNNTLSAILLNMMLPGTPSIFYGDEISLQEVSEPEEDFHESQHVHNLIPMVWPENERQFTGGDVLPWITSRESMSTPFWHISAISRLATIRPQAAPIYLNSIWRDGTILPNTQIRYTGDIIVIERWYPRKNSYVFVSNLGTNSVVTDLSMWFYGGTVVVGSDMSLLGKGVVFKAITLAPAEVIIIKLEK; encoded by the exons ATGGAACAACCAGATGTTGCACTGTTAGCTGATGGACCACCATCACCACGTCCTCCATCTCCAATTTTACAATCTGAAG ATGGCGGAGCGGGTGAAGGAGATTCAAGTTCAGCTGGTTCGGGTCTGCCAGCCGATGCAGTTTCAGCACAATTAATCAATAACATCACGATGTTAGATTATCATTCCCTTGGCAAGACCACTACATTGATTCATGATTCG gcGGAATTGGGCAACACTGACGGAATAGGAATTGGCCCGACAAGCGGACATTTGCCACACTTTGTAACGTGGAATTGGTCTTTAATacggaaatttttattttggggAGTTTTATCTGCGTTGCTAGCTTGTGTGGCAGCCGTAGTTGCAATGGTAGCAGCTTTGCCGCGTACGTGCAATCCCGACCTGCCCTGGTACCAAGGAAagctattttatgaaatatttccagCGAGTTATCAAGACTCCAATGGAGACGGTATAGGAGACTTGAGAGGCTTGGTGTCAAGAGTGGACTATATTAAGAATTTGGGAGTGAAAGCTGTACGGCTGAATTCGATTTTATCATCCCATAATTATCCCGATCAATATAATGATGTGAATTCGCTCACTGAAATAGATAAGACTATGGGAAGTTTGAAAGATTTTACTGTACTTGTTGAAGCAttgcatgaaagaaatatttcaTTGATATTAGATTTACAAATACATCCGTTTGTTACCGAATTGGGACCAACTAGGTCTAGCgaacaaaatgaaattaataatgacaCTGATGCCAAATTATCCGGTAATTGGAAAATCTCTGATGAAAAATCTGTAACTGCGGCTCTAAAGCATTGGATCTCTTACGACGTAGATGGATTTTATTTGAAAGGCTTGGAAAATTTAGTTAATGATCCCAACTTTTCAGATTCAGTGAGAGAATGGAAAAAAACCATAGGTCCAGACAGAATAATAATAGTCAACTATGAAACAGCGCATAATGCTATATTATTAGGTTTCAATAATATAATGCATTCAATAGATCTAGTCGATGTACTCCTTGATATCGGCAATggtagtacatatattaaaaaccaAGTAGACGGCATATTGAACGGAATCCTAATGTCAAAGCCTGGCTATCCGTGGATACATTGGACAGTTGGAAATGTAGATTCCAAACGACTTTCAGTAAAGCTACAACAAAACAATACACTCTCAGCAATCTTACTAAACATGATGTTGCCGGGTACCCCGAGCATATTTTACGGAGATGAAATATCCCTGCAAGAAGTGTCTGAACCCGAAGAAGACTTTCACGAGTCACAACATGTGCATAATCTAATTCCAATGGTGTGGCCTGAAAATGAGCGACAGTTCACCGGCGGTGATGTCTTACCGTGGATCACCAGCCGGGAGTCCATGTCGACTCCATTCTGGCACATAAGTGCGATCAGCCGTCTTGCTACGATTAGACCTCAAGCTGCTCCTATCTATTTGAACTCAATATGGCGAGATGGTACCATTTTGCCAAACACTCAAATCCGATACACGGGAGATATTATAGTAATTGAGCGTTGGTATCCGAGGAAAAATTCGTATGTTTTTGTATCGAATTTAGGAACTAACAGTGTTGTAACGGATTTGAGTATGTGGTTTTATGGAGGAACTGTCGTGGTCGGTTCTGACATGAGTCTTTTGGGAAAAGGAGTTGTATTTAAAGCAATCACTCTAGCACCTGCTGaagtaattataattaaacttgaaaaataa
- the ex gene encoding FERM domain containing expanded, giving the protein MKFHQPLLNIIHSYPVKRRKKNVTVFNIMEFMFKDVSVLCGGMRALCGVPAPPSCGAHPGAPLPAAARFLSLRLPGAGAGASTTGAAPPTPAPPAPAPLCLLVDAKARVRELRAHALRHLGHHNVHDADIFGIAVLSGGDYLFPDPESKLSKYAPKSWRSSHTHGLDANGRPLLELHLRVQFYVDSASLVKDTGARRQYVRVLRQEAAVREAMLPAAVRIRLAALGQHIDGLRPPPPDQEDSELLYLREACNVDQLNAHCYRLRSHKHEPEPGSVRLYVRAAGLTVAPDSRPPASFPWPSIGKLSFDRKKFEIRAAESRITLYSSSDEKSKLLLSLCKETHQFSMKMAPKYTDILKREEEEKNCFAYTGTLNLPYTKDKNEQRISVISSTSSNTTSGIVSDRVHSEDELEIMIDSPPVSTVENSTLVRLTSETPALVCGTQGSRCSSSGSTVVANAVETCVTPAASSETSGVYTMAGSAAIPVSDDGSLNYGSFRPRPRINRDASSLRSSSYQTESVSSISYRNLDGDLGVAPSECASFYNDESFISGDSVDGAEPTTPFRERADSGASGTGSFHGDGSDPTDRQHGPLSAVELSDLIVGRDEYPLAPIPPPPLVHEPQNSESDYVTLPRPVGHSYLPGHEDTAPSEDGYPDDDRPYSPPPPVPPKRIDSAVNHNTSLPNMLEAVNLIGNSALFQSASALFRPPPPYESDHQTFHEPRASILDCELSESLRELRLGIPVRDPPPYPGRAYPARFLPTGPHVTVLRAHASALTPTAEPTWAAPAPPPPLTVYTSQLARSQIEQYRRQLYSDVDYVVYPLQDPAISQQDYLDSKLAAMCPRGALCRSRGGGSTQALSDTYVRLPPCAIPPRREPPPPPFGRTVSDDNILNSLGSIPKSRRLPPPPPPYPRRPPPREPPLKPTTDPLEPIDIKTLREKSKNLDLPLIAALCNDKSLLKQTKAFVMPKHGDRERGERGHGKRPVSGSGGVGGKGPIRRGCHRHPGDALPALPHPTPRATANTYVPDPRPPAIA; this is encoded by the exons GTGTCGGTGCTATGTGGGGGTATGCGCGCGCTGTGCGGCGTCCCGGCGCCGCCGTCGTGCGGGGCGCATCCTGGCGCTCCGCTGCCGGCCGCCGCGCGCTTCCTCTCATTGAGACTtccgggggcgggggcgggggcgtcGACTACGGGCGCTGCGCCCCCgaccccagcgcccccagctcCTGCGCCCCTCTGCCTACTCGTCGACGCGAAGGCGCGTGTACGCGAACTGCGTGCTCACGCACTCCGCCACCTGGGACACCACAACGTGCACGACGCAGACATCTTCGGCATCGCCGTGCTCTCTG GTGGAGATTACCTTTTCCCCGATCCAGAGAGCAAATTATCCAAATATGCCCCGAAGAGTTGGAGATCCTCACACACCCAC gGCTTAGATGCTAACGGGCGACCACTCCTGGAACTGCATCTTCGCGTGCAGTTCTATGTGGATAGTGCGTCTTTGGTGAAGGATACAGGAGCTCGTCGTCAGTACGTACGAGTGCTGCGCCAAGAGGCAGCTGTTCGGGAAGCTATGTTACCGGCAGCTGTGCGAATTCGTCTTGCCGCCTTGGGACAGCACATCGACGGGCTGAGACCACCTCCTCCAGACCAAGAAGACTCTGAACTTCTATACCTGCGCGAAGCTTGCAACGTTGACCAGCTCAACGCGCATTGCTACAGACTGCGCTCCCACAAACACGAACCTGAACCTGGCTCCGTACGGTTATACGTACGAGCCGCTGGATTAACCGTGGCACCTGATAGCAGACCACCAGCTTCCTTCCCCTGGCCTTCGATCGGCAAACTTAGTTTCGATAGAAAGAAATTCGAGATAAGAGCCGCCGAGAGCAGAATCACTCTATATTCGTCCAGCGATGAAAAGAGTAAACTCCTCCTATCCCTCTGTAAAGAAACACACCAATTTTCTATGAAGATGGCGCCAAAATATACAGACATCCTAAAACGAGAAGAAGAGGAAAAGAACTGTTTTGCTTACACGGGCACACTAAATCTTCCATACACAAAAGATAAAAACGAACAGAGGATATCGGTTATATCTAGCACTAGTTCAAATACCACATCTGGCATAGTCAGCGATCGGGTGCACTCGGAAGATGAATTAGAGATCATGATAGATTCGCCACCTGTATCCACCGTTGAAAATTCAACTTTGGTTCGTCTCACAAGCGAAACGCCAGCATTAGTGTGTGGCACACAAGGGTCCAGGTGCTCTTCCTCGGGGAGCACCGTCGTTGCAAACGCAGTGGAAACTTGTGTCACTCCAGCAGCTTCTAGTGAGACGAGTGGCGTTTACACAATGGCCGGATCGGCAGCTATACCCGTCAGCGATGATGGCAGTTTGAATTATGGCAGCTTCAGACCTCGACCTCGTATAAATAGGGATGCCTCTAGTCTACGCTCTTCTAGCTACCAAACAGAAAGCGTTTCCTCAATAAGTTACAGGAATCTGGATGGAGATCTGGGCGTTGCACCATCGGAATGTGCTAGTTTTTATAATGACGAAAGTTTCATTTCGGGCGATAGTGTCGATGGAGCAGAACCAACAACTCCTTTCCGCGAAAGAGCAGACTCGGGAGCGAGCGGCACGGGATCATTTCACGGCGACGGCAGCGATCCAACAGACAGGCAACATGGTCCGTTGAGTGCAGTAGAATTGAGCGATTTGATTGTGGGCAGAGATGAATATCCATTAGCTCCGATTCCTCCACCACCTTTAGTGCACGAACCGCAAAATTCAGAAAGTGATTATGTAACTCTACCTCGACCAGTTGGTCACAGTTATCTTCCTGGTCATGAAGATACTGCTCCTTCAGAAGACGGTTATCCGGACGACGATCGACCGTACTCTCCACCTCCACCCGTACCTCCGAAAAGAATAGATAGCGCAGTTAACCATAATACCTCCCTTCCGAATATGTTGGAAGCTGTAAATTTGATTGGAAACAGTGCACTTTTTCAAAGTGCTTCAGCATTATTTAGACCACCGCCACCTTATGAATCAGACCATCAAACATTTCACGAACCTAGAGCTTCTATTCTCGATTGTGAACTATCTGAGAGTCTGCGAGAGTTGCGTTTGGGTATACCCGTACGAGACCCACCACCTTATCCTGGAAGAGCGTATCCTGCAAGATTCTTACCGACGGGACCTCACGTCACAGTGCTGCGGGCGCACGCAAGTGCCTTAACACCTACTGCAGAACCTACTTGGGCTGCTCCAGCACCACCTCCACCTCTAACAGTTTATACCAGTCAATTGGCCCGGTCACAAATTGAACAATACCGACGTCAGTTATATAGTGATGTAGATTATGTAGTTTATCCATTACAAGATCCTGCTATTAGTCAACAAGATTACTTAGATAGTAAGTTAGCAGCAATGTGTCCGCGAGGGGCACTCTGCCGTAGCCGGGGAGGAGGCTCCACTCAAGCACTGTCCGATACTTACGTCAGATTACCACCATGTGCTATTCCACCTAGACGGGAGCCTCCCCCGCCGCCGTTCGGAAGAACGGTATCAGACGATAACATACTCAATAGTCTTGGATCTATACCGAAATCTCGTCGATTGccaccaccacctccaccaTATCCTCGTCGTCCGCCGCCTCGGGAACCACCGTTAAAACCTACCACGGATCCTTTGGAACCGATAGACATCAAAACTCTCCGTGAAAAGAGTAAAAACTTAGACCTTCCGTTGATCGCAGCATTGTGTAATGATAAATCTTTGTTGAAACAGACGAAAGCGTTTGTAATGCCTAAACACGGAGACCGAGAGAGGGGTGAACGAGGACATGGGAAACGACCCGTGTCTGGTAGCGGTGGCGTTGGTGGCAAGGGACCGATACGTCGAGGTTGTCACCGACATCCAGGAGACGCGTTACCTGCACTACCCCACCCCACACCGAGGGCTACGGCCAACACGTATGTGCCGGATCCAAGACCCCCAGCCATTGCTTAG